In the Nitrospiria bacterium genome, one interval contains:
- the lpxD gene encoding UDP-3-O-(3-hydroxymyristoyl)glucosamine N-acyltransferase, protein MEMKLSDIADAVEGTLKGDGNILIKGIAGLREAREGDISFLANQKYLSELKSTHASAVLVPMGIEKPFPSLSSIQVQNPYYAFSLVLRAFYGKPYRPTGISSQAVLGEGVTIGKDPSIGPFVTLGKGTRLGDRVTVHAGSFVGEDTEIGDDCLIYPNVTIRERAVLGKRVIIHSGTVIGSDGFGYAEHKGQHHKILQVGNVIIEDDVELGANVAIDRAALGRTVIGRGTKVDNLVQIAHNVRIGQHCLLVAQVGISGSTELGNYVTLAGQVGVVGHIRIGDQVIIGAQSGVIKDVSSKKMMSGSPVMDHREWLKAQAVFSMLPEMKKKLLSLEKQVKELKEIQKKKD, encoded by the coding sequence ATGGAAATGAAATTATCTGACATTGCGGATGCGGTAGAGGGAACCCTAAAGGGGGATGGAAATATCCTCATCAAAGGAATTGCCGGGCTTCGGGAAGCCCGGGAAGGGGATATTAGTTTTTTAGCCAATCAAAAATACCTTTCGGAATTAAAGAGTACCCATGCATCTGCCGTTTTGGTTCCAATGGGGATTGAAAAGCCCTTCCCATCGCTTTCGAGCATTCAAGTTCAAAATCCCTACTATGCGTTTAGCCTGGTTCTTCGAGCTTTTTACGGTAAACCCTATCGTCCCACAGGAATCAGCTCGCAAGCAGTGTTGGGGGAAGGGGTGACAATTGGGAAGGATCCTTCCATCGGGCCTTTTGTGACCCTAGGAAAGGGAACCCGTTTGGGGGACCGGGTAACGGTTCATGCAGGTTCTTTTGTGGGTGAAGACACCGAAATCGGGGATGATTGCTTGATATACCCCAATGTGACAATTCGCGAACGGGCAGTATTGGGTAAAAGAGTGATTATCCATAGTGGAACCGTTATTGGGAGTGACGGTTTTGGATATGCCGAACATAAGGGCCAGCACCACAAAATCCTTCAGGTTGGAAATGTCATCATCGAAGATGATGTGGAGTTAGGAGCCAATGTGGCCATTGATCGGGCTGCTCTTGGAAGGACGGTTATTGGACGAGGAACCAAGGTGGATAACTTGGTTCAAATTGCTCATAATGTTAGAATTGGTCAACACTGCCTGTTGGTTGCCCAGGTGGGTATTTCTGGAAGTACGGAGCTAGGAAACTATGTGACCCTTGCGGGGCAAGTGGGGGTGGTAGGACATATTCGGATTGGTGATCAAGTCATTATTGGTGCGCAGTCCGGTGTGATTAAGGATGTTTCTTCCAAGAAAATGATGTCTGGGTCTCCTGTGATGGACCATCGAGAATGGTTAAAGGCACAAGCTGTTTTTTCAATGCTGCCCGAAATGAAGAAAAAACTTTTGAGTCTTGAAAAACAGGTAAAGGAATTAAAGGAGATTCAGAAAAAAAAGGATTGA
- the fabZ gene encoding 3-hydroxyacyl-ACP dehydratase FabZ — MIDIREILSILPHRYPFLLVDRILELEIGKRVVGFKNVTFNEEYFQGHFPEEPVMPGVLIIEAMAQVGGILAFKSSEEIKRKVVYFAGIDKAKFRKPVVPGDQLRMELDVLHVRQPFWKMKGTSYVEKSLVCEAELTAMISERKN; from the coding sequence ATGATTGATATTCGAGAGATTCTATCTATTCTTCCCCACCGGTATCCCTTTCTTCTGGTCGATCGAATTCTTGAACTGGAAATAGGGAAACGCGTGGTGGGTTTTAAAAATGTAACTTTTAATGAGGAATATTTCCAAGGTCATTTTCCGGAAGAACCGGTGATGCCGGGGGTTTTGATCATTGAGGCCATGGCCCAGGTGGGAGGGATCTTGGCATTTAAATCCAGTGAGGAAATAAAACGGAAGGTCGTGTATTTTGCAGGCATTGATAAAGCCAAATTTAGAAAGCCGGTGGTCCCGGGGGATCAGCTTCGAATGGAGCTGGACGTCCTTCATGTGAGACAGCCCTTTTGGAAAATGAAGGGTACAAGTTATGTGGAAAAGAGTTTGGTTTGCGAGGCGGAATTGACCGCCATGATTTCTGAAAGGAAAAATTAG
- the lpxA gene encoding acyl-ACP--UDP-N-acetylglucosamine O-acyltransferase, with protein sequence MEIHPTAIVNPKAEIAEDVSIGPFSVIEENVQIGRGSKIGTHVVIENGSEIGEGCTFFPFSSIGGVPQDLKFKGEDSKVRIGNGNTFREYVTVNRATLEGSGETVIGNGNFFMAYVHIAHDCRIGNHVIMANAATLAGHISIEDFAIIGGLVGIHQFVRIGAYAMVGGCSAIGQDIPPFMTASGIRASLFGLNSLGLKRHGFSEERIAVLKKAYKILFRLKLTLKEAVKKVRDEVESTPDVEALLLFIENSKRGVCR encoded by the coding sequence TTGGAAATACATCCAACCGCAATCGTTAATCCCAAAGCTGAAATTGCCGAAGATGTCAGTATTGGCCCCTTTTCGGTTATTGAAGAAAACGTTCAAATCGGGCGAGGCAGTAAAATTGGAACCCACGTGGTGATCGAAAATGGTTCCGAAATCGGAGAGGGTTGTACTTTTTTCCCCTTCTCTTCCATTGGAGGGGTTCCTCAAGACCTCAAATTCAAAGGCGAAGATTCTAAAGTGAGAATTGGGAACGGAAACACGTTTCGGGAATATGTCACTGTTAACCGGGCCACGCTTGAAGGAAGTGGGGAGACGGTTATTGGAAATGGAAACTTTTTTATGGCTTATGTCCATATTGCCCATGATTGCCGAATTGGAAACCATGTCATCATGGCCAATGCGGCTACCTTAGCAGGCCACATTTCCATTGAGGACTTTGCCATCATTGGGGGCTTGGTAGGGATTCATCAATTCGTGCGAATTGGTGCCTATGCCATGGTGGGAGGATGTTCCGCCATCGGGCAAGATATCCCCCCTTTTATGACGGCCTCGGGAATCCGGGCTTCCCTGTTTGGGTTAAATTCCCTGGGTTTAAAACGGCACGGGTTTTCCGAAGAGAGAATTGCCGTGTTAAAAAAAGCCTATAAAATTCTCTTTCGTTTAAAACTGACACTCAAGGAGGCAGTCAAAAAAGTACGGGATGAGGTGGAGTCTACACCGGACGTGGAGGCCCTGCTTCTTTTTATAGAAAACTCAAAAAGGGGGGTTTGCAGATGA
- the lpxI gene encoding UDP-2,3-diacylglucosamine diphosphatase LpxI (LpxI, functionally equivalent to LpxH, replaces it in LPS biosynthesis in a minority of bacteria.) has protein sequence MERIGLIAGNGRFPLLFAQGARNQSVSVTAVAHVGETLPELSEWVDKIFWIRVGQLGKMIKIFKAEGVKEVVMAGGIKKTRLFADAWPDIRSLTLLAKVKEKKDDALLRAVAGELEREGIKVLESTLYLKSLLAQKGVMTKRKPTTQELEDIRFGWSLAREIGRLDIGQCLVVKNKVVLAVEAIEGTDETIKRAGRLGKEGVVVIKMCKPQQDFRFDIPAVGIETIRAMGEVKASVLALEAGRSILLDKDETLDLANQKGISVFGVEETD, from the coding sequence ATGGAGAGAATAGGCCTAATTGCAGGAAATGGAAGGTTTCCCCTTCTTTTTGCCCAGGGGGCTCGTAACCAATCTGTGAGTGTGACAGCGGTGGCCCACGTGGGAGAAACCCTTCCTGAATTAAGTGAATGGGTTGATAAAATTTTCTGGATTCGGGTAGGCCAGTTAGGAAAAATGATCAAAATTTTTAAGGCGGAAGGGGTAAAAGAGGTGGTGATGGCCGGGGGAATTAAAAAAACCCGTTTGTTTGCGGATGCCTGGCCGGATATTCGTTCTCTGACTCTTTTAGCAAAAGTTAAAGAGAAAAAAGACGATGCTTTACTCCGCGCGGTGGCCGGAGAATTGGAACGGGAGGGGATTAAGGTTTTGGAATCTACCCTTTATTTGAAATCCCTTTTGGCCCAAAAAGGAGTTATGACCAAACGAAAACCAACTACCCAGGAATTGGAGGATATCCGTTTCGGTTGGTCTCTGGCACGAGAAATCGGCCGGCTGGATATTGGACAATGTTTGGTTGTAAAAAATAAGGTGGTGCTGGCAGTGGAAGCCATAGAAGGGACTGATGAGACCATCAAACGGGCAGGTCGGCTTGGAAAAGAGGGGGTTGTGGTTATTAAAATGTGTAAACCCCAACAGGATTTCCGTTTTGATATCCCTGCAGTGGGAATTGAAACCATTCGTGCCATGGGGGAGGTAAAAGCCTCCGTGCTGGCATTGGAGGCGGGACGGTCAATTTTGCTGGATAAGGACGAAACACTGGACCTTGCCAATCAAAAGGGAATTTCGGTTTTTGGAGTGGAGGAAACGGACTAA
- a CDS encoding Gfo/Idh/MocA family oxidoreductase — protein MKPIRVGVIGVGYLGEHHARIYSEMDGVELVAVVDPNEERAREIGKKLGYPFYTKHQEILNAVDAVSIAAPTSFHHDLSIDFLKNNVDVLLEKPMTVTLEEADRLVQEAEQNKRILQIGHLERFNGAIRKLKEVVKDPRFVESHRIGPFVNRGTDVDVILDLMIHDIDILLSIVQSKVSDIRAVGTPVISSNVDIANARIEFEGGCVANVTASRVSLKKERKIRIFQPDTYISLDYQLQELRVYRRVMDPEKGPQIMMEKIGTAKDEPLRVELEAFIHSVRSRDQPVISGRDGREALKVALNIISLMRGS, from the coding sequence ATGAAACCAATTCGAGTGGGCGTAATCGGAGTGGGTTATTTAGGAGAACACCATGCCAGGATTTATTCAGAAATGGATGGGGTGGAACTGGTCGCCGTGGTGGATCCCAATGAAGAGAGAGCCCGGGAAATTGGAAAGAAATTGGGTTACCCGTTTTATACGAAACATCAAGAAATTTTAAATGCCGTCGATGCCGTGAGTATTGCCGCTCCCACTTCCTTTCATCATGACCTTTCGATTGATTTTCTCAAAAACAATGTGGATGTTTTGTTGGAAAAACCGATGACGGTCACTCTGGAGGAGGCGGACCGTCTGGTACAAGAAGCCGAGCAAAATAAAAGAATTCTTCAAATTGGACATTTGGAACGCTTTAATGGGGCCATTCGAAAATTAAAGGAGGTCGTCAAAGACCCCCGTTTTGTGGAATCCCACCGCATCGGCCCTTTTGTCAATCGGGGAACCGATGTAGATGTAATTTTGGATCTGATGATCCATGATATCGATATCCTATTAAGTATTGTTCAATCCAAGGTCAGTGATATCCGTGCAGTGGGGACTCCGGTGATTTCCTCCAATGTGGATATTGCCAATGCCAGGATTGAGTTTGAGGGAGGTTGTGTTGCCAATGTGACGGCCAGCCGTGTTTCCCTTAAAAAAGAACGTAAGATTAGAATTTTCCAGCCCGACACGTATATTTCTCTTGATTATCAGCTTCAGGAATTAAGGGTTTACCGCCGTGTCATGGACCCGGAGAAAGGGCCACAGATCATGATGGAAAAGATAGGAACCGCAAAAGACGAACCTCTTCGGGTTGAGTTAGAAGCCTTTATTCATTCGGTTCGAAGCAGAGACCAGCCGGTGATTTCCGGCCGGGATGGCCGGGAAGCCCTAAAGGTCGCTTTAAATATTATTTCACTAATGCGTGGATCATGA
- the lpxB gene encoding lipid-A-disaccharide synthase, which produces MPKRILMVAGESSGDLHGAHLATALWKLDPTLEIMGVGGDRMRCAGVRILYGIEDLGVVGVIEVFSHLKIIAKVYWMLKRLLQNKEADLLILIDYPDFNLRLARVSKRFKIKTIYYISPQIWAWRRGRIKVIKRLVSHMMVILPFEKKIYEEAAVPCSFVGHPLLDEIPVDFDRKGFCTRHGIDPNQPILGILPGSRRSEIGAHMPVLLKTLPQIQKRVSNLQVIIARAPSLREEDFKNWKTAESQRIHWVSGETTEVLKASDAVITASGTATLQAAICGAPMVIIYRVSPWTYFLGRMLVRVNFIGMVNVVAGKKIVPEFIQNEVTPDRIVEAICPILLDSNLRDKIRKELNSVRETLGTPGASVRAAEIVKGYLN; this is translated from the coding sequence ATGCCCAAACGTATCCTAATGGTGGCTGGGGAATCCTCCGGGGACCTGCATGGCGCCCATTTGGCCACCGCTCTTTGGAAATTGGATCCTACCCTGGAAATAATGGGGGTTGGGGGAGATCGGATGCGATGCGCAGGGGTGAGAATTCTTTATGGGATTGAAGACCTTGGTGTGGTTGGTGTCATTGAAGTTTTTTCCCATCTGAAAATCATTGCCAAAGTTTATTGGATGCTGAAACGGCTTCTTCAAAATAAGGAAGCCGACCTTTTAATTTTAATCGATTACCCTGATTTTAACCTTCGGCTTGCACGGGTCTCAAAACGTTTTAAAATTAAGACGATTTATTACATCAGTCCCCAAATATGGGCGTGGCGCAGGGGAAGGATTAAGGTCATTAAGCGTTTGGTCAGTCATATGATGGTCATTCTCCCGTTTGAAAAGAAAATATATGAAGAGGCCGCAGTTCCATGCAGTTTCGTAGGGCATCCTTTGTTAGATGAGATTCCGGTTGATTTTGACCGGAAAGGATTTTGTACCCGGCATGGGATTGACCCCAATCAACCGATTTTGGGAATTCTTCCGGGAAGCCGGCGGTCCGAAATAGGTGCTCACATGCCTGTTTTGCTAAAAACACTACCTCAGATTCAGAAAAGGGTTTCGAATCTTCAGGTTATTATTGCAAGGGCCCCTTCCCTCCGGGAGGAAGATTTCAAAAATTGGAAAACCGCAGAGTCTCAAAGGATACATTGGGTATCGGGTGAAACGACAGAAGTGCTCAAGGCCTCTGATGCGGTGATTACCGCTTCCGGGACGGCCACCCTTCAGGCTGCTATTTGCGGGGCCCCGATGGTGATCATTTACCGTGTTTCTCCCTGGACCTATTTTTTGGGTCGGATGTTAGTGAGGGTTAATTTTATTGGGATGGTCAATGTGGTGGCCGGGAAAAAGATCGTCCCTGAATTTATACAAAATGAAGTCACTCCGGATCGAATCGTGGAGGCGATTTGTCCGATCCTTTTGGATTCCAATCTTCGGGATAAAATACGAAAGGAATTAAATTCCGTGCGTGAAACCCTTGGGACTCCCGGTGCCTCGGTTCGGGCCGCAGAAATTGTCAAAGGGTACCTCAATTAA